A section of the Triticum dicoccoides isolate Atlit2015 ecotype Zavitan chromosome 7A, WEW_v2.0, whole genome shotgun sequence genome encodes:
- the LOC119332329 gene encoding uncharacterized protein At1g66480-like gives MGNSIGGRRKGAKVMQLDGTAFRVKPPAYAGAVLRDHPGFQLLESEQVKLLGVRARPLEQDALLRPGRLYFLVALPRPTVPPRRAWSGALHVGARERLESLMLTRRSTSDLTFPTSGTAPASPMSTASEGGPVQLRMRLPKAQVAKLMGESRDAAEAAAKIMQLCAANGAVTPERSPRFLPTADWGTGGFAQTPERSPRFVPTPDWGAGRFAQTPERSPRFAVTPEWGARFMMPTTPERGVETAKTPDRWPALPRTPEYASADVKASRKEKRTRFLALPDEIIA, from the coding sequence ATGGGCAACAGCATCGGCGGCCGGCGCAAGGGCGCCAAGGTGATGCAGCTGGACGGCACCGCCTTCAGGGTGAAGCCGCCGGCGTACGCGGGCGCCGTGCTGCGCGACCACCCGGGCTTCCAGCTGCTCGAGTCGGAGCAGGTCAAGCTGctcggcgtccgcgcgcgcccgcTCGAGCAGGACGCGCTGCTCCGCCCGGGCCGGCTCTACTTCCTCGTCGCGCTGCCCCGCCCCACCGTGCCCCCGCGCCGCGCCTGGTCCGGCGCGCTCCACGTCGGCGCGCGCGAGAGGCTCGAGTCGCTCATGCTCACGCGCCGCTCCACCTCCGACCTCACCTTCCCGACCTCGGGCACCGCGCCGGCCTCCCCGATGTCCACCGCCTCCGAGGGCGGGCCGGTCCAGCTCAGGATGCGCCTGCCCAAGGCGCAGGTCGCCAAGCTTATGGGCGAGAGCCGGGACGCCGCCGAGGCGGCCGCTAAGATCATGCAGCTCTGCGCCGCCAACGGCGCTGTGACGCCGGAGCGGAGCCCGCGGTTCCTGCCGACGGCGGACTGGGGCACTGGTGGGTTCGCGCAGACGCCAGAGCGGAGCCCGCGGTTCGTGCCGACGCCGGACTGGGGCGCCGGCAGGTTCGCGCAAACCCCAGAGCGGAGTCCCAGGTTCGCCGTCACGCCCGAGTGGGGTGCCAGGTTCATGATGCCGACGACGCCGGAGAGGGGCGTAGAGACGGCGAAGACGCCGGATAGGTGGCCCGCTTTACCCCGCACGCCGGAGTATGCATCAGCGGACGTCAAGGCCAGCCGGAAGGAG